The following are from one region of the Fusarium verticillioides 7600 chromosome 1, whole genome shotgun sequence genome:
- a CDS encoding NADPH oxidase produces the protein MGSHIGFLELIKKQFTASKLFFHFLFWTFHWGIFAYGWWKQAADARLAGLNTLKFSVWISRGAGLVLSVDCMLILLPVCRTIMRWVRPKIRFIPLDENLWMHRQLAYSILLFTCLHTGAHYVNFYNVELTQIRPVLALQIHYAQPGGITGHVMLLCMLLMYTTAHARIRQQSFETFWYTHHLFIPFFLGLYTHTVGCFVRDTPEAISPFAGDEFWEHCIGYLGWRWELWTGGFYLLERLWREVRARRETKITRVVRHPYDVVEIQFNKPSFKYKAGQWLFLQVPGLSKYQWHPFTITSCPFDPYVSVHVRQVGDFTRELGDALGAGAAQAKLYDDVDPMGMYEVALQNGDQMPALRIDGPYGAPAEDVFENEIAVLIGTGIGVTPWASILKNIWHLRNSPNPPRRLRRVEFIWVCKDTGSFEWFQTLLSSLEEQSNEAARMPGSSGVEFLKIHTYLTQKLDIDTAQNIVLNSVGAQMDPLTELQSRTNFGRPDFPRLFTTMRNGILDRTYLNGLESHIRTTVGVYFCGPSSAARDIKTACKAATVPDVEFRFWKEHF, from the exons ATGGGTTCACATATCGGATTCCTCGAATTAATAAAGAAGCAGTTTACCGCCAGTaaactcttcttccactttcTTTTCTGGACTTTTCACTGGGGTATTTTTGCCTATGGTTG GTGGAAGCAAGCCGCAGATGCCAGACTGGCAGGTCTCAACACACTCAAATTCTCAGTATGGATCTCACGAGGTGCTGGTCTAGTTCTTAGCGTCGATTGTATGCTTATCCTGCTCCCTGTATGCCGAACCATCATGCGTTGGGTCCGACCCAAGATTCGATTCATTCCACTCGACGAGAATCTCTGGATGCATCGCCAACTCGCCTATtccatccttctcttcacctGCCTTCACACAGGCGCCCACTACGTCAACTTCTATAACGTCGAGTTGACTCAGATTCGACctgtcttggctcttcagATTCACTATGCTCAGCCTGGTGGAATCACTGGTCATGTCATGCTTCTCTGCATGTTGCTGATGTATACGACCGCTCACGCTCGCATCCGCCAGCAGTCATTCGAGACGTTCTGGTATACccaccatctcttcatcccGTTCTTCCTCGGTCTTTACACCCATACCGTTGGATGTTTCGTGCGCGACACACCTGAGGCCATCTCACCATTCGCGGGTGACGAGTTCTGGGAGCACTGTATTGGTTAtcttggatggcgatgggagCTCTGGACCGGTGGTTTCTACCTTCTTGAGCGTCTGTGGCGTGAGGTTCGTGCTCGACGTGAGACCAAGATCACCCGAGTTGTTCGCCATCCTTATGATGTGGTTGAGATCCAGTTCAACAAGCCTTCCTTCAAGTACAAGGCTGGTCAGtggctcttcctccaggTACCCGGGCTCTCCAAGTACCAGTGGCACCCTTTTACCATCACTTCGTGCCCCTTTGACCCTTATGTGTCTGTCCACGTTCGCCAAGTTGGTGACTTCACTCGAGAGTTGGGTGATGCGCtcggtgctggtgctgccCAGGCTAAGCTCTACGACGATGTTGACCCTATGGGTATGTACGAGGTTGCCCTTCAGAACGGTGATCAGATGCCAGCCCTCCGAATCGACGGCCCTTACGGTGCCCCTGCCGAAGATGTATTTGAGAACGAAATCGCTGTGCTTATCGGTACCGGTATTGGTGTCACTCCTTGGGCCTctatcctcaagaacatctGGCATCTCCGCAACTCGCCCAACCCTCCCCGCCGACTTCGACGTGTCGAGTTTATCTGGGTGTGCAAGGATACTGGTTCATTTGAGTGGTTCCAGACTCTCCTGTCATCTCTAGAAGAGCAATCTAACGAAGCGGCACGCATGCCTGGAAGCTCGGGCGTCGAGTTCCTCAAGATTCACACCTATCTCACACAGAAGCTGGATATCGACACTGCTCAAAACATCGTACTCAACAGTGTCGGCGCTCAGATGGATCCCCTCACAGAACTACAATCACGAACAAACTTTGGTCGCCCTGATTTCCCTCGTCTGTTTACTACCATGCGAAACGGTATCTTGGACCGAACATACCTGAACGGTCTAGAGTCTCATATTAGGACGACAGTTGGTGTTTACTTCTGTGGTCCATCATCAGCCG CTCGTGATATCAAGACGGCTTGTAAAGCAGCCACAGTTCCTGATGTGGAGTTCCGATTCTGGAAGGAACACTTCTAA
- a CDS encoding urease: MHLVPKEIDKLVISQLGLLAQRRLARGVKLNHSEAVALIANNLHELIRDGNHTVSDLMALGATMLGRRHVLPSVCTTLHEIQVEGTFPSGTYLVTVHNPISSDDGDLRRALYGSFLPVPDNSVFPMAATEEYQLDKQPGAVVPVKTKKITLNEGRKRIRLQVTSTGDRPIQVGSHYHFIETNPQLEFDRIRAYGYRLDIPAGTSVRFEPGDTKTVTLVEIGGNRVIRGGNNLASGVVDLSRADEIVARLQEAGYAHKPDPAGDMAHIDVFQMDHASYATMFGPTTGDLVRLGSTDLWIKVERDETVYGDECKFGGGKTLREGMGQATGRHDAETLDLVVTNALIVDWTGIYKADIGVKEGMIVGIGKAGNPDVMDGVTEGMVVGSCTDVVAGEGKIVTAGAIDTHIHFICPQQVPEALASGVTTMLGGGTGPSAGTNATTCTPGAHYMRQMLQACDQLPINIGITGKGNDSSPEGLRDQVNAGACGLKLHEDWGCTPAAIDACLSVCDEFDIQCLIHTDTLNESGFVESTIAAFKNRTIHTYHTEGAGGGHAPDIISVVEHQNVLPSSTNPTRPFTRNTLDEHLDMLMVCHHLSKNIPEDVAFAESRIRAETIAAEDVLHDKGAISMMSSDSQAMGRCGEVVLRTWNTAHKNKVQRGWLPEDEGTGADNARVKRYVSKYTINPAIAQGFGHVIGSIEVGKFADLVLWDPAWFGTKPSHVLKGGHIAYAQMGDPNASIPTVQPIIARPMFSPHCASTSILFVSSASIETGAIASYGLRSRIEAVKGCRNIGKSDMRHNDLRPKMRVDPESYTVEADGEVCVAAPAETLPLTQQFYVY, encoded by the exons ATGCATCTGGTACCCAAAGAG ATCGACAAACTAGTCATCTCGCAGCTGGGATTGCTTGCTCAGAGACGATTGGCGAGAGGAGTCAAGCTGAACCATTCTGAAGCTGTG GCCCTCATCGCCAATAACCTGCATGAGCTCATCAGAGATGGAAATCACACGGTCTCTGACCTGATGGCCCTAGGCGCCACGATGCTAGGTCGTCGTCACGTCTTGCCCTCAGTCTGCACGACTCTTCATGAGATTCAGGTCGAAGGTACCTTTCCATCAGGAACATACCTCGTCACAGTCCATAATCCCATCAGCTCAGACGATGGAGATTTGAGGAGAGCTCTATACGGAAGCTTTCTCCCTGTGCCAGACAACAGTGTCTTTCCTATGGCGGCGACTGAAGAGTATCAACTCGATAAGCAGCCTGGTGCTGTTGTTcctgtcaagaccaagaaaaTTACCCTCAAtgagggaagaaagagaatTCGCCTTCAGGTAACGAGTACAGGTGATAGGCCTATTCAAGTTGGATCTCATTATCATTTCATCGAGACCAACCCGCAGCTTGAGTTCGACCGTATTCGTGCTTATGGATATCGACTTGATATTCCCGCTGGAACGTCAGTACGATTCGAGCCCGGAGATACCAAGACTGTTACCCTCGTTGAGATCGGAGGCAACCGTGTTATCCGCGGTGGTAACAATCTTGCGTCTGGAGTTGTTGACCTCTCACGCGCCGACGAAATCGTCGCTCGATTACAAGAAGCTGGATATGCCCACAAGCCAGACCCTGCCGGCGACATGGCTCATATTGATGTTTTTCAGATGGATCATGCGTCATATGCGACTATGTTTGGCCCTACCACTGGAGACCTCGTTCGACTCGGCAGCACAGATCTCTGGATCAAGGTTGAGCGCGACGAAACTGTCTACGGTGATGAGTGTAAATTCGGTGGTGGTAAGACACTGCGTGAGGGAATGGGCCAAGCAACTGGACGACATGATGCCGAAACCCTCGATCTTGTGGTGACTAATGCTCTCATCGTGGACTGGACGGGTATCTATAAGGCAGATATCGGAGTCAAAGAGGGCATGATCGTTGGCATCGGCAAAGCAGGCAACCCAGATGTTATGGACGGCGTAACAGAGGGCATGGTCGTCGGAAGCTGCACGGATGTCGTAGCAGGTGAAGGAAAGATTGTGACCGCGGGCGCTATCGACACGCATATTCACTTTATCTGCCCTCAGCAAGTACCCGAAGCTCTTGCATCTGGTGTAACCACCATGCTTGGCGGTGGTACCGGCCCAAG TGCTGGAACGAACGCAACTACTTGTACGCCTGGTGCTCATTACATGCGTCAAATGTTGCAGGCGTGCGATCAGCTTCCTATCAATATTGGTATTACTGGCAAAGGTAATGATAGTTCTCCTGAGGGTCTGCGCGATCAGGTCAATGCTGGTGCTTGTGGCCTCAAGCTTCATGAGGACTGGGGTTGCACTCCTGCTGCTATTGACGCTTGTCTCAGTGTCTGTGATGAATTCGATATTCAATGTCTTATTCACACTGACACGCTTAACGAGTCTGGCTTTGTCGAATCTACGATCGCTGCTTTCAAGAACCGCACAATTCATACTTATCACACAGAGGGTGCAGGAGGTGGCCATGCTCCGGATATCATCTCCGTGGTAGAGCATCAAAATGTTCTGCCATCATCGACCAACCCTACAAGACCATTCACACGCAATACTCTCGATGAGCATCTCGATATGCTTATGGTCTGCCATCACTTGTCCAAGAATATCCCAGAGGATGTAGCCTTCGCGGAGAGCCGTATTCGTGCTGAAAccattgctgctgaggatgtaTTACACGACAAAGGCGCTATCAGCATGATGAGCTCTGACTCGCAGGCTATGGGCCGTTGCGGAGAGGTCGTTTTAAGAACATGGAATACTGCGCATAAAAATAAGGTGCAGAGGGGTTGGTTGCCGGAGGATGAGGGCACAGGGGCTGATAATGCGCGTGTAAAACGCTATGTCAGCAAGTATACTATTAACCCAGCTATTGCTCAGGGCTTTGGACATGTCATTGGAAGCATTGAGGTTGGAAAGtttgctgatcttgttctttgggATCCTGCGTGGTTTGGCACCAAGCCCAGCCATGTCCTCAAGGGCGGGCATATCGCATATGCTCAGATG GGTGATCCCAACGCTTCCATACCAACAGTTCAGCCCATCATTGCTCGTCCGATGTTTTCGCCACACTGCGCCTCTACGAGCATTCTCTTCGTCTCCTCAGCGTCCATCGAGACAGGAGCTATCGCTTCATATGGTCTACGCAGTCGCATTGAGGCAGTAAAGGGTTGCAGAAATATAGGCAAGAGTGATATGCGCCACAACGATCTAAGGCCCAAGATGCGTGTTGATCCAGAGAGTTATAcggttgaggctgatggtgAGGTTTGTGTGGCAGCGCCTGCAGAAACCCTACCACTTACACAACAATTCTACGTATACTAA
- a CDS encoding urease, translating to MALGATMLGRRHVLPSVCTTLHEIQVEGTFPSGTYLVTVHNPISSDDGDLRRALYGSFLPVPDNSVFPMAATEEYQLDKQPGAVVPVKTKKITLNEGRKRIRLQVTSTGDRPIQVGSHYHFIETNPQLEFDRIRAYGYRLDIPAGTSVRFEPGDTKTVTLVEIGGNRVIRGGNNLASGVVDLSRADEIVARLQEAGYAHKPDPAGDMAHIDVFQMDHASYATMFGPTTGDLVRLGSTDLWIKVERDETVYGDECKFGGGKTLREGMGQATGRHDAETLDLVVTNALIVDWTGIYKADIGVKEGMIVGIGKAGNPDVMDGVTEGMVVGSCTDVVAGEGKIVTAGAIDTHIHFICPQQVPEALASGVTTMLGGGTGPSAGTNATTCTPGAHYMRQMLQACDQLPINIGITGKGNDSSPEGLRDQVNAGACGLKLHEDWGCTPAAIDACLSVCDEFDIQCLIHTDTLNESGFVESTIAAFKNRTIHTYHTEGAGGGHAPDIISVVEHQNVLPSSTNPTRPFTRNTLDEHLDMLMVCHHLSKNIPEDVAFAESRIRAETIAAEDVLHDKGAISMMSSDSQAMGRCGEVVLRTWNTAHKNKVQRGWLPEDEGTGADNARVKRYVSKYTINPAIAQGFGHVIGSIEVGKFADLVLWDPAWFGTKPSHVLKGGHIAYAQMGDPNASIPTVQPIIARPMFSPHCASTSILFVSSASIETGAIASYGLRSRIEAVKGCRNIGKSDMRHNDLRPKMRVDPESYTVEADGEVCVAAPAETLPLTQQFYVY from the exons ATGGCCCTAGGCGCCACGATGCTAGGTCGTCGTCACGTCTTGCCCTCAGTCTGCACGACTCTTCATGAGATTCAGGTCGAAGGTACCTTTCCATCAGGAACATACCTCGTCACAGTCCATAATCCCATCAGCTCAGACGATGGAGATTTGAGGAGAGCTCTATACGGAAGCTTTCTCCCTGTGCCAGACAACAGTGTCTTTCCTATGGCGGCGACTGAAGAGTATCAACTCGATAAGCAGCCTGGTGCTGTTGTTcctgtcaagaccaagaaaaTTACCCTCAAtgagggaagaaagagaatTCGCCTTCAGGTAACGAGTACAGGTGATAGGCCTATTCAAGTTGGATCTCATTATCATTTCATCGAGACCAACCCGCAGCTTGAGTTCGACCGTATTCGTGCTTATGGATATCGACTTGATATTCCCGCTGGAACGTCAGTACGATTCGAGCCCGGAGATACCAAGACTGTTACCCTCGTTGAGATCGGAGGCAACCGTGTTATCCGCGGTGGTAACAATCTTGCGTCTGGAGTTGTTGACCTCTCACGCGCCGACGAAATCGTCGCTCGATTACAAGAAGCTGGATATGCCCACAAGCCAGACCCTGCCGGCGACATGGCTCATATTGATGTTTTTCAGATGGATCATGCGTCATATGCGACTATGTTTGGCCCTACCACTGGAGACCTCGTTCGACTCGGCAGCACAGATCTCTGGATCAAGGTTGAGCGCGACGAAACTGTCTACGGTGATGAGTGTAAATTCGGTGGTGGTAAGACACTGCGTGAGGGAATGGGCCAAGCAACTGGACGACATGATGCCGAAACCCTCGATCTTGTGGTGACTAATGCTCTCATCGTGGACTGGACGGGTATCTATAAGGCAGATATCGGAGTCAAAGAGGGCATGATCGTTGGCATCGGCAAAGCAGGCAACCCAGATGTTATGGACGGCGTAACAGAGGGCATGGTCGTCGGAAGCTGCACGGATGTCGTAGCAGGTGAAGGAAAGATTGTGACCGCGGGCGCTATCGACACGCATATTCACTTTATCTGCCCTCAGCAAGTACCCGAAGCTCTTGCATCTGGTGTAACCACCATGCTTGGCGGTGGTACCGGCCCAAG TGCTGGAACGAACGCAACTACTTGTACGCCTGGTGCTCATTACATGCGTCAAATGTTGCAGGCGTGCGATCAGCTTCCTATCAATATTGGTATTACTGGCAAAGGTAATGATAGTTCTCCTGAGGGTCTGCGCGATCAGGTCAATGCTGGTGCTTGTGGCCTCAAGCTTCATGAGGACTGGGGTTGCACTCCTGCTGCTATTGACGCTTGTCTCAGTGTCTGTGATGAATTCGATATTCAATGTCTTATTCACACTGACACGCTTAACGAGTCTGGCTTTGTCGAATCTACGATCGCTGCTTTCAAGAACCGCACAATTCATACTTATCACACAGAGGGTGCAGGAGGTGGCCATGCTCCGGATATCATCTCCGTGGTAGAGCATCAAAATGTTCTGCCATCATCGACCAACCCTACAAGACCATTCACACGCAATACTCTCGATGAGCATCTCGATATGCTTATGGTCTGCCATCACTTGTCCAAGAATATCCCAGAGGATGTAGCCTTCGCGGAGAGCCGTATTCGTGCTGAAAccattgctgctgaggatgtaTTACACGACAAAGGCGCTATCAGCATGATGAGCTCTGACTCGCAGGCTATGGGCCGTTGCGGAGAGGTCGTTTTAAGAACATGGAATACTGCGCATAAAAATAAGGTGCAGAGGGGTTGGTTGCCGGAGGATGAGGGCACAGGGGCTGATAATGCGCGTGTAAAACGCTATGTCAGCAAGTATACTATTAACCCAGCTATTGCTCAGGGCTTTGGACATGTCATTGGAAGCATTGAGGTTGGAAAGtttgctgatcttgttctttgggATCCTGCGTGGTTTGGCACCAAGCCCAGCCATGTCCTCAAGGGCGGGCATATCGCATATGCTCAGATG GGTGATCCCAACGCTTCCATACCAACAGTTCAGCCCATCATTGCTCGTCCGATGTTTTCGCCACACTGCGCCTCTACGAGCATTCTCTTCGTCTCCTCAGCGTCCATCGAGACAGGAGCTATCGCTTCATATGGTCTACGCAGTCGCATTGAGGCAGTAAAGGGTTGCAGAAATATAGGCAAGAGTGATATGCGCCACAACGATCTAAGGCCCAAGATGCGTGTTGATCCAGAGAGTTATAcggttgaggctgatggtgAGGTTTGTGTGGCAGCGCCTGCAGAAACCCTACCACTTACACAACAATTCTACGTATACTAA